In Romboutsia lituseburensis, a genomic segment contains:
- a CDS encoding RsiV family protein, whose translation MLSIDKNVIDESTSLVKCNLSYPIINEESIYSNIINLINNVIYEDIITFKDVVNDGLKVELFKLDKNILHVITEYRVTFNKSNIISIPIEFSQLTGLYEVTYVNCYNYDLYKSKNLKLNDLFNTDTDYIKLINDKLYEKFEHIVKQYSYKTTDNRFDGICNEQNFYIEKDGIVLCFSSYEISKYISHVVEFKLLFSEYEEVLSEYTINNIWI comes from the coding sequence ATGTTATCCATTGACAAAAATGTTATAGATGAAAGTACAAGTTTAGTAAAATGCAATTTATCTTATCCAATTATAAATGAAGAAAGTATATATAGCAATATAATAAATTTAATAAACAACGTTATATATGAAGATATAATAACATTTAAAGATGTAGTTAATGATGGCCTAAAGGTAGAGTTATTTAAATTAGATAAAAATATATTGCACGTAATAACAGAATATAGAGTAACTTTTAATAAAAGTAATATCATCAGTATACCTATAGAGTTCTCACAACTTACAGGATTATACGAGGTTACTTATGTTAATTGTTATAATTATGATTTATATAAATCTAAGAATTTAAAACTAAATGATTTGTTTAATACTGATACAGATTATATTAAATTAATAAATGATAAACTATATGAAAAATTTGAACATATAGTAAAACAATATAGTTATAAAACTACAGATAATAGGTTTGATGGAATATGTAATGAACAAAATTTTTATATAGAAAAAGATGGAATAGTACTTTGCTTTTCTAGTTATGAAATAAGTAAATATATTTCTCATGTAGTAGAATTTAAATTATTATTTTCTGAATATGAAGAAGTTTTGAGTGAATATACTATTAATAATATATGGATATAG
- a CDS encoding LCP family protein, with amino-acid sequence MSKLKKLVIVLAVLVIAFPAAAFGYVYMKLNSIHDSSVDSGILGKDNYKSENGITNVLLIGTDGRPGEKSSRSDAMMILTIDGKNKSLKLTSLARDTYVDIPGHGKQKLTHAYVYGQESLLIETIEKNFELDIQNYATVDFYSFMDIVDAIGGVDVDVEQGEIAEMNKFIEKETYNWNNNPNKGPMKLIEDSGVQKLNGYQLLSYSRIRKNDSAFERDRRQRNVIQGLINGVKDLSITKYPKLIDTVLPYVRTNMKPTEILALGGKVLGLGNLELKQMEFPIDDEIHSTGHIISHQTGWVLEFTPDSLDILHDFIFKDIMFKK; translated from the coding sequence TTGTCGAAGTTGAAAAAGCTAGTAATAGTTCTAGCTGTGCTTGTTATAGCCTTCCCAGCGGCGGCTTTTGGTTATGTATATATGAAGTTAAATAGTATACATGATTCTAGTGTAGACAGTGGTATATTAGGTAAAGATAACTATAAATCTGAAAATGGTATAACTAATGTTTTACTAATTGGTACTGATGGAAGACCTGGCGAAAAATCTTCAAGATCAGATGCTATGATGATACTTACTATAGACGGCAAGAATAAAAGTCTTAAGCTTACTTCACTAGCTCGTGATACTTATGTTGATATACCAGGCCACGGTAAGCAAAAGCTTACTCACGCTTATGTATATGGTCAAGAAAGTTTATTGATTGAAACTATTGAGAAAAACTTTGAGTTAGATATACAAAACTACGCTACAGTTGATTTCTATTCATTTATGGATATAGTTGATGCAATAGGTGGAGTAGATGTTGATGTCGAACAAGGTGAAATAGCTGAAATGAATAAATTTATAGAAAAAGAAACTTATAATTGGAATAACAATCCTAATAAAGGACCTATGAAACTTATAGAAGATTCTGGAGTTCAAAAACTTAATGGATATCAATTATTATCTTATTCTCGTATAAGAAAAAATGACTCTGCTTTTGAAAGAGATAGAAGACAAAGAAACGTAATACAAGGTTTAATAAACGGAGTTAAAGATTTATCTATAACTAAGTATCCAAAACTTATAGATACTGTATTACCGTATGTAAGAACTAATATGAAACCTACAGAAATTTTAGCATTAGGTGGAAAAGTATTAGGTCTAGGAAATCTTGAATTAAAACAAATGGAGTTCCCTATAGATGATGAAATTCATAGTACTGGTCATATTATAAGCCATCAAACTGGTTGGGTACTTGAGTTTACACCTGATTCTTTAGATATATTACATGACTTTATATTTAAAGATATAATGTTTAAAAAATAA
- a CDS encoding C40 family peptidase has translation MQFNNRCTNMLIASAVTATSIILSPQVVNADDSVPTEQMRTSNIGVVKSCDFLNVRTMPNIKGNIIEKLYTNSTVSIIETNSNGWLKVQTNSGTQGWVSGNYIDVQNSNNNDDNNNNNNNNDNNNNNSSNDGYVNSDRDQKINNIISAANRQLGKPYVWGAEGPNSFDCSGFTSYVYRNGGNISIPRTSRQQATAGIRIERQNLQAGDLIFFNTSGSGISHVGMYIGDSKFIHASTNERKVRVDKLTSSYYSGKYVTARRIIN, from the coding sequence ATGCAATTTAATAATAGATGTACAAATATGCTAATAGCATCAGCGGTTACGGCTACATCAATAATTTTAAGCCCACAAGTTGTAAATGCAGATGACAGTGTACCAACTGAACAAATGAGAACTAGTAATATAGGTGTTGTAAAATCGTGTGACTTTTTGAATGTTAGAACTATGCCGAATATAAAAGGAAATATTATTGAAAAGCTATATACAAACAGTACAGTATCTATAATAGAGACAAACAGTAATGGTTGGTTAAAAGTTCAAACTAACTCAGGTACTCAAGGATGGGTCAGTGGTAATTATATAGATGTTCAAAATAGTAATAACAATGATGATAATAACAACAATAATAACAATAATGATAATAATAATAATAATTCATCTAACGATGGATATGTTAATAGTGACAGAGATCAAAAAATAAACAATATAATATCAGCAGCTAATAGACAACTTGGAAAGCCGTATGTATGGGGAGCTGAAGGTCCAAACTCATTTGATTGCTCAGGGTTTACATCGTATGTATATAGAAATGGTGGTAATATAAGTATTCCTAGGACATCAAGACAACAGGCAACAGCTGGAATAAGGATAGAAAGACAAAATTTACAAGCGGGAGATTTAATATTCTTTAACACATCAGGTAGCGGTATAAGTCATGTGGGAATGTATATAGGTGATTCTAAGTTTATACATGCATCAACTAACGAAAGAAAGGTTAGAGTTGATAAACTTACATCATCATACTATAGTGGAAAGTATGTTACAGCAAGAAGAATAATTAATTAG
- the wecB gene encoding non-hydrolyzing UDP-N-acetylglucosamine 2-epimerase, protein MNKIKVMTIFGTRPEAIKMAPLVKELETREEIESIVCVTAQHRQMLDQVLETFKITPDYDLNIMKQGQTLVDVTTRALQSLSETIAKVKPNIVLVHGDTTTTLSGSLAAFYNQVAVGHVEAGLRTYDKYSPFPEEVNRQVTGVIADMHFAPTEISKQNLLNEGKKEDTIYVTGNTAIDALNTTVTNEYCHKIFNQIGNDKMILLTAHRRENLGEPMKNMFRAIKRIVEEFNDVQVIYPVHLNPLVRQAADEVLGDNKKVHLIEPLEVLDFHNFLNKSYIIMTDSGGIQEEAPSLGKPVLVLRDTTERPEGVGAGTLKLAGTDEDTIYNLTKKLLTDVSEYEKMSKASNPYGDGKASKYIVDAIITKFRQ, encoded by the coding sequence ATGAATAAAATTAAAGTTATGACTATATTTGGGACTAGACCAGAAGCTATAAAGATGGCACCATTAGTGAAAGAGCTAGAGACAAGAGAAGAAATAGAAAGTATAGTATGTGTTACGGCGCAACATCGTCAAATGTTAGACCAAGTATTAGAAACATTTAAAATAACTCCAGATTACGATTTAAATATAATGAAACAAGGGCAAACTTTAGTTGATGTAACAACAAGGGCATTACAAAGTTTAAGTGAGACAATAGCTAAAGTGAAGCCTAATATTGTTTTAGTTCATGGAGATACAACAACTACGTTATCAGGTAGTCTAGCTGCATTTTATAATCAAGTTGCAGTAGGTCATGTAGAAGCTGGACTTAGAACATATGACAAATATTCACCATTTCCAGAAGAGGTAAATAGACAGGTTACAGGTGTTATAGCTGACATGCATTTTGCTCCAACTGAAATCTCTAAGCAAAATTTATTAAATGAAGGTAAAAAAGAAGATACTATATATGTTACTGGAAATACAGCTATAGATGCTCTTAATACAACTGTTACAAATGAGTACTGTCATAAAATATTTAATCAAATAGGAAATGATAAGATGATACTTTTAACAGCTCATAGGCGTGAAAATTTAGGCGAACCTATGAAAAATATGTTTAGAGCGATAAAAAGGATTGTAGAGGAATTTAATGATGTTCAAGTTATTTACCCTGTACATTTGAATCCATTAGTAAGGCAAGCTGCTGATGAGGTATTAGGAGATAACAAGAAGGTACATTTAATAGAACCGTTAGAAGTATTAGATTTTCATAATTTCTTAAATAAATCTTATATAATTATGACTGATAGTGGAGGTATACAAGAAGAAGCTCCATCTTTAGGAAAGCCAGTATTAGTATTAAGAGATACAACAGAAAGGCCAGAAGGTGTAGGTGCAGGTACTCTTAAGTTAGCAGGTACAGATGAAGACACTATATATAACTTAACTAAAAAATTGCTAACAGATGTTAGCGAATATGAAAAAATGAGCAAGGCATCAAATCCTTATGGCGATGGTAAAGCAAGTAAATATATTGTAGATGCCATTATAACAAAATTTAGACAATAA
- a CDS encoding putative polysaccharide biosynthesis protein, with the protein MDQKNKKDSFLKGALILGIAGVAVKILGAFFRIPLGNFIGSEGMGYYQAAYPIYTLFLTLATAGFPTALAKLVAEKIAIDDHRGANKIFKVSYTILFITGFVSFCIFLFGSKFIVNDIMHNSNAYYAMVAIAPSLLFVPVMAAYRGYFQGRREMKYIAGSQLLEQFFRVIVGLILAYVLMKKLGPKFGAAGAIAGATIGALVSIAFLAIQYLKNKKRLLNENSKQYREESIKEILKKLLVVAIPITIGASVMPLVNMVDNVVVIRQLEVAGFTNADANKLFGQLTGMALSIVNMPTIITLSMEMSLVPAISELKALNQMEKVKTEILTAIKVTLYILLPAAVGLAVLSTPIMNLLYPAEPASLGKIMLALTPCVLFLGLMQTLNGTLQGIGKPMVPVTALLIGMIFKIGLTYTLTAMPEINIYGAAIGTMCAYFVAVTFELWYIRKYVGVRFPLKELLLKPLSMVVIMGVVVKVSYMFLVGIIGGKISTIVSIGIGAFVYLISVFALGGITKEEIIKLPKGEKIYNLLNKIKIMK; encoded by the coding sequence ATGGACCAAAAGAATAAAAAAGATTCATTTTTAAAAGGAGCTTTAATATTAGGAATAGCGGGAGTTGCTGTAAAAATATTAGGGGCTTTCTTTAGAATACCGTTAGGTAATTTTATAGGATCAGAGGGAATGGGATATTATCAAGCGGCATATCCTATATATACTTTGTTTCTAACATTAGCAACAGCAGGCTTTCCTACAGCCTTAGCAAAATTAGTAGCTGAAAAAATAGCAATAGATGACCATCGTGGAGCGAATAAGATATTTAAAGTATCTTATACTATATTATTTATAACTGGTTTTGTGTCGTTTTGCATATTTCTATTTGGATCAAAGTTCATAGTAAATGATATAATGCATAATTCAAATGCATATTATGCAATGGTTGCAATAGCGCCATCATTACTATTTGTACCTGTAATGGCTGCTTATAGGGGCTACTTCCAAGGTCGAAGAGAAATGAAATATATTGCAGGATCTCAACTTTTAGAACAATTTTTTAGAGTAATTGTAGGATTAATATTAGCATATGTTTTAATGAAAAAATTAGGACCTAAGTTTGGAGCGGCAGGAGCTATTGCAGGTGCGACTATAGGTGCGCTTGTATCTATAGCATTCTTAGCAATACAATATTTAAAGAATAAAAAAAGATTATTAAATGAAAATAGTAAACAATATAGAGAAGAAAGTATAAAAGAAATCTTAAAAAAATTGTTAGTAGTTGCAATACCTATAACTATAGGTGCGTCGGTTATGCCTTTAGTTAATATGGTAGATAATGTTGTGGTAATAAGACAATTAGAGGTAGCAGGCTTTACAAATGCAGATGCTAATAAATTATTTGGACAACTTACAGGAATGGCGTTATCTATAGTAAACATGCCAACTATTATAACTTTATCTATGGAGATGAGTTTGGTGCCTGCCATATCTGAATTAAAAGCTTTAAATCAAATGGAGAAGGTAAAAACTGAAATTTTAACTGCAATTAAAGTAACTTTATATATACTGTTACCAGCAGCAGTAGGTTTGGCAGTTTTATCAACTCCTATAATGAATTTATTATATCCAGCAGAACCTGCATCTTTAGGTAAAATAATGTTAGCATTAACTCCTTGTGTGCTATTTTTAGGTTTAATGCAAACTCTAAATGGAACACTACAAGGTATAGGTAAGCCTATGGTTCCGGTTACAGCCCTTTTAATAGGCATGATTTTTAAAATTGGGTTAACGTATACATTAACGGCAATGCCAGAGATAAATATATATGGTGCAGCAATTGGTACTATGTGTGCTTATTTTGTAGCTGTAACATTTGAATTATGGTATATAAGAAAATATGTTGGAGTAAGATTCCCATTAAAAGAATTACTTTTAAAACCATTATCAATGGTAGTTATAATGGGAGTTGTAGTTAAAGTAAGTTATATGTTCTTAGTTGGTATAATTGGTGGTAAAATATCTACAATTGTATCTATCGGTATCGGTGCATTTGTTTATTTAATATCTGTATTTGCATTAGGTGGAATAACTAAAGAAGAAATTATTAAACTTCCTAAAGGTGAAAAGATATATAATTTATTAAATAAAATAAAAATAATGAAATAA
- a CDS encoding S-layer homology domain-containing protein, which translates to MSNYVKKALSILVSLALVVVFSNTGYSYALEKSSPNDYNILINCKTNKLGYFKDGKLVKEFRVATGKSSTPTPKGKFKIVNKIVNRPYYTGGIPGGAPNNPLGDRWLGLQVGSDYGNTYAIHGNNNESSIGKYVSGGCIRMHNKEVRWLFDQVPKGTTVIIYNSNDSYVEAAKKNGITLIDKQELTANQKDVKTKFKDFVIYGPTDNPIIDLNDKNSMITNFNQADDILRTYSADGKATDRQIFLNSWNRLTNEEKKHAEMKKIWSDYEKSIAIVEAAQASNKFYEDVKNNANNLIFDYDTSKKLNSLNNLDLGARGKAKKEYDEATKYGEVNINSNRMNDIYTKYLNASNFLDTSNYLSNRDYDKALENAGKINDESLRNTVLESLKNYSDISGHWAQDNISMAMEKGWVGKNNIFRPNKSITRAEFVTIINNAFGFTQKGDVTFKDVKSTDWFYGQVSVALKEGYIGGYEDNTFRPNEPITREEAAAIMTSIKQNKDDNIDKLIKYKDFNEVSEWAKSSVEGCIEAGYMGAGGEKFNPKSNITRAETIVTIERVLK; encoded by the coding sequence TTGAGCAACTATGTAAAAAAAGCATTATCTATTTTAGTTTCATTAGCATTAGTAGTAGTTTTTTCTAATACAGGATATTCCTATGCATTAGAAAAATCTTCACCTAATGACTATAATATTTTAATAAATTGTAAAACTAATAAATTAGGATATTTTAAAGATGGAAAATTAGTAAAAGAATTTAGGGTAGCAACAGGTAAATCAAGTACACCAACACCAAAAGGTAAATTCAAGATAGTAAATAAGATAGTAAATAGGCCATATTATACGGGTGGAATACCAGGTGGTGCACCTAATAATCCGTTAGGAGACAGATGGTTAGGTCTACAAGTAGGGTCTGATTATGGAAATACCTATGCAATACATGGAAATAATAATGAAAGCTCGATAGGAAAGTATGTTAGCGGTGGATGTATAAGAATGCATAACAAAGAAGTTAGATGGTTGTTTGATCAAGTACCTAAAGGAACAACAGTTATTATTTATAACTCTAATGATAGTTATGTAGAGGCTGCTAAAAAGAATGGCATAACTTTAATCGATAAACAAGAGCTTACAGCAAATCAAAAAGATGTAAAAACTAAGTTTAAAGATTTTGTAATATATGGTCCTACTGATAATCCTATCATTGATTTAAACGATAAAAATAGTATGATAACTAATTTTAATCAAGCAGATGACATATTAAGAACATATTCAGCAGATGGAAAAGCTACAGATAGACAAATATTTTTAAATTCATGGAATAGATTAACAAATGAAGAAAAAAAACATGCAGAAATGAAAAAAATATGGAGTGACTATGAAAAGTCAATAGCTATAGTAGAAGCAGCACAAGCTAGCAATAAATTTTATGAAGATGTAAAAAATAATGCAAATAATTTAATATTTGATTATGATACTTCAAAAAAATTAAATAGTTTAAATAATTTAGACTTAGGTGCTAGAGGGAAAGCCAAAAAAGAGTATGATGAGGCAACTAAATATGGAGAAGTAAATATAAATTCTAATAGAATGAATGATATATATACAAAATATTTAAATGCTAGTAATTTCTTAGATACATCAAATTATTTATCAAATCGTGATTACGACAAGGCGTTAGAAAATGCAGGTAAGATAAATGATGAAAGCTTAAGAAATACTGTACTTGAAAGTTTAAAAAATTACTCAGATATAAGTGGTCATTGGGCACAAGATAATATAAGTATGGCTATGGAAAAAGGATGGGTTGGTAAGAATAATATTTTTAGACCAAATAAAAGTATTACAAGAGCTGAATTTGTTACAATAATAAATAATGCATTTGGATTTACTCAAAAAGGAGATGTTACATTTAAAGATGTAAAATCAACTGATTGGTTTTACGGTCAAGTTAGTGTAGCTTTAAAGGAAGGTTATATAGGTGGATACGAAGATAATACATTTAGACCTAATGAGCCAATAACAAGAGAAGAAGCTGCAGCTATCATGACTAGTATAAAGCAAAATAAAGATGATAATATAGATAAATTGATTAAATACAAAGACTTTAATGAAGTTAGTGAATGGGCGAAATCTTCTGTAGAAGGTTGTATAGAAGCTGGTTATATGGGCGCTGGTGGAGAAAAGTTTAATCCGAAATCTAATATAACGAGGGCTGAAACTATAGTAACAATTGAGAGAGTCTTAAAATAA
- a CDS encoding polysaccharide deacetylase family protein, whose translation MKKKFIFILIFIFGVVFSLGFSKKLSDDKNAKGIPVLMYHHFADTSEVNATVTKSEFKKQIKYLKENNYTTITVRDLIDFKEGKKTLPKKSVLITADDGYLSNYEFMYPVLKENKMKATINVIGDKINNADENIKLGIGVPKFNWKQAKEMYDSGVIDIQSHTYDSHYKDETTNGLKCVFSKPLNKESRQTYIKRIDGDIKKSIDSIQKNLGYKPIALFYPFGEFSETSEKVLKQNGIKATFVINNGQTKISKSTYLLNRIIVGGNDNLDTFIKNLNAQNQK comes from the coding sequence ATGAAAAAAAAATTTATATTCATTTTAATATTTATATTTGGGGTAGTATTTAGTTTGGGATTTAGTAAAAAACTATCAGATGATAAAAATGCAAAGGGAATACCAGTACTTATGTATCATCACTTTGCAGATACAAGCGAGGTTAATGCAACAGTAACAAAATCAGAATTTAAAAAGCAAATCAAATATTTAAAAGAGAATAATTACACAACTATAACCGTTAGAGATTTAATAGATTTTAAGGAAGGGAAAAAAACACTACCTAAAAAATCAGTATTAATAACGGCGGATGATGGATATTTAAGTAATTATGAATTTATGTATCCTGTTTTGAAAGAAAATAAAATGAAAGCAACAATAAATGTTATAGGAGATAAAATAAATAACGCAGATGAAAATATTAAACTAGGTATAGGGGTACCTAAGTTTAATTGGAAGCAAGCAAAAGAAATGTATGATAGTGGAGTTATAGATATTCAAAGTCATACGTATGATTCTCACTATAAAGATGAAACAACTAATGGATTAAAATGTGTATTTTCGAAGCCATTAAATAAGGAATCAAGACAAACTTATATAAAAAGAATAGATGGAGATATAAAGAAAAGTATAGATTCAATACAAAAAAATCTAGGATATAAACCTATAGCCCTTTTCTATCCTTTTGGAGAATTTAGTGAAACATCAGAGAAAGTATTAAAACAAAATGGAATAAAAGCTACTTTTGTAATTAACAATGGACAAACAAAAATTAGCAAAAGTACTTATTTATTAAACCGAATAATAGTAGGTGGTAATGATAATTTAGATACATTTATAAAGAATTTAAATGCACAAAATCAGAAGTAG
- a CDS encoding polysaccharide deacetylase family protein, which yields MKSKKIKITFIFLCVFTLVFSIGFNKKISHASKLQTIPVLMYHHFADESEGNATVTKSEFKKQVKYLRDNNYTTITVKDLIAFKEGKKTLPKKSVLITADDGYLSNYEFMYHILKQNNMKATISVIGKEIDNAERNIKLGIGFSKYFDWKQAKEMYNSGVIDIQSHTYDSHYKADTTNGVRGVFSKPLKYESREAYIKRIDQDIKKSIQSIQKNLGYKPEAFVYPYGEFCQTSEQVLKQNGIKATFVINNRVVSNKNKNTYLLDRITVGGKDDLNTFIKKLNSQK from the coding sequence ATGAAAAGTAAGAAAATTAAAATTACATTTATTTTCCTATGTGTATTTACTTTAGTATTTAGCATAGGTTTTAATAAAAAAATATCTCATGCAAGTAAGTTACAGACTATACCTGTGCTTATGTATCATCATTTTGCAGATGAAAGTGAAGGAAATGCTACAGTAACAAAATCAGAATTTAAAAAGCAAGTAAAGTATTTGAGAGACAACAATTACACAACAATAACTGTTAAAGACTTAATAGCTTTTAAGGAAGGGAAAAAAACACTACCTAAAAAATCGGTGCTTATAACAGCTGATGATGGATATTTAAGCAATTATGAGTTTATGTATCATATTTTAAAACAAAATAACATGAAAGCAACAATATCTGTTATTGGGAAAGAAATTGACAATGCTGAAAGAAATATAAAGTTAGGAATAGGTTTTTCAAAGTATTTTGATTGGAAGCAAGCAAAAGAAATGTATAATAGTGGTGTTATAGATATTCAAAGTCATACATATGACTCTCACTATAAAGCCGACACAACAAATGGAGTAAGAGGTGTATTTTCAAAGCCTTTAAAATATGAGTCGAGAGAAGCTTATATAAAAAGAATAGACCAAGATATAAAGAAAAGTATACAGTCTATACAAAAGAATTTAGGCTATAAGCCAGAAGCGTTTGTATATCCTTATGGAGAATTTTGTCAAACATCAGAACAAGTTTTAAAACAAAATGGAATAAAAGCTACTTTTGTAATCAACAACAGAGTAGTATCTAATAAAAATAAAAATACTTACTTGTTAGATAGAATAACAGTAGGTGGTAAAGATGATTTAAACACATTTATAAAAAAATTAAATTCACAAAAATAA
- a CDS encoding S-layer homology domain-containing protein, with the protein MHKRMKKKILPMMVTMSMFISASPMIGFADDGITDIKIYHTNDTHSRVEAIKDKEGNLTNIGFAKFKEYIDITSKGVDGKLILDAGDTLHGQSFATLEEGKSVAKVLKSVGYDAISPGNHDFNYGQDVLKELGKISNAKLLAANVKDSNGNLKYDSTLVKDINGVKVGVFGLATNETAFKTNPNNVKGLNFGTDKEVIKDAQDMVTSLEKQGCDVIVGVTHLGIDNDSSLKSTDVAKGVKGIDLIIDGHSHSEKDSYKKINDTMITSTGEYFENAGVVDIKYDVKNDKLLEIKPQEVKPSEFKNIEEDKEVSELINSIKKGQESILNQVIGKTPVTLDGERTSVRYGHTNLGRLLGNAMLTETNANLAITNGGGIRASINEGDITKGEILTVLPFGNYIVTIEATGQTIIDALNHGFEVGAGKFPHFTGMDVSVKEVKGKGSTKYEVSSVKINGKEIDKKAKYTVATNDFMAVGGDEYTMFKDCKKLNEFAALDEALIRHIQKTGDKGIKEANESKYLTIAKFTDTVNHWADNPINEFSDKGYIGGYGDSTFRPNNTISRAEFVKVVNKVFGLTKTTDVKFKDINSKEWYYNDISIGVEAGYIGGYEDNTFRPNDKITREEAAKIIATITKVKGDGKLTFKDNDKISNWAKEYIDALSDNKIIGGYEDNTFRPKNNMTRAEAVSTLSRIAN; encoded by the coding sequence ATGCACAAGCGAATGAAAAAGAAAATATTACCTATGATGGTAACAATGAGTATGTTTATATCAGCTTCACCGATGATTGGATTTGCGGATGATGGTATAACTGATATAAAAATTTATCACACTAATGATACTCATTCAAGAGTAGAAGCTATTAAGGATAAGGAAGGAAATCTTACCAATATAGGTTTTGCTAAGTTTAAAGAGTATATAGATATTACTAGCAAAGGTGTAGATGGTAAATTAATACTTGATGCAGGTGATACTTTGCATGGACAATCTTTTGCAACATTAGAAGAGGGAAAAAGTGTAGCGAAAGTTTTAAAATCTGTAGGGTATGATGCAATATCACCAGGAAATCACGATTTTAACTATGGTCAAGATGTATTAAAAGAGTTAGGAAAAATATCTAATGCTAAATTATTAGCAGCTAATGTCAAAGATTCTAACGGAAACTTAAAGTATGATAGTACTTTAGTTAAAGATATAAATGGTGTGAAAGTTGGGGTGTTTGGATTAGCAACTAATGAAACAGCATTTAAAACAAATCCTAACAATGTTAAGGGATTAAATTTTGGAACAGATAAAGAAGTGATAAAAGATGCACAAGATATGGTTACAAGCTTAGAAAAACAAGGGTGTGATGTTATAGTTGGTGTAACTCACTTAGGTATAGATAATGATAGTAGTTTAAAATCAACAGATGTAGCTAAAGGGGTTAAAGGTATAGACTTAATAATAGATGGACATAGTCACTCAGAAAAAGATTCATATAAAAAAATTAATGATACTATGATAACTAGTACAGGCGAATATTTTGAAAATGCGGGTGTAGTAGATATTAAGTATGATGTGAAAAATGATAAGTTATTAGAAATAAAACCTCAAGAAGTGAAACCTAGTGAATTTAAAAATATAGAAGAAGACAAAGAAGTGTCAGAATTAATAAACTCTATAAAAAAAGGTCAAGAATCTATATTAAATCAAGTTATAGGTAAAACGCCAGTAACATTAGATGGTGAAAGAACTTCAGTTAGATATGGTCACACAAATTTAGGAAGACTATTGGGAAATGCTATGTTAACTGAAACAAATGCTAACTTAGCTATAACAAATGGTGGAGGAATAAGAGCATCTATAAATGAAGGTGATATAACAAAAGGAGAAATCTTAACTGTTTTACCATTTGGAAATTACATAGTGACTATAGAGGCAACGGGTCAAACTATAATAGATGCTTTAAATCATGGATTTGAAGTAGGGGCAGGTAAATTTCCTCATTTTACAGGTATGGATGTGAGTGTTAAAGAAGTGAAAGGCAAAGGAAGTACTAAGTATGAGGTTAGTTCAGTTAAAATAAATGGAAAAGAAATAGACAAAAAAGCTAAATATACAGTAGCTACAAATGATTTTATGGCAGTTGGTGGAGATGAGTACACAATGTTTAAAGACTGTAAAAAATTAAATGAATTTGCTGCTTTAGATGAAGCACTAATAAGACATATACAAAAAACAGGAGACAAGGGGATAAAAGAAGCTAATGAATCTAAGTATTTAACAATAGCTAAGTTTACTGATACAGTGAATCATTGGGCTGATAATCCAATAAATGAATTTTCAGACAAAGGTTATATAGGCGGATATGGTGATTCTACATTCAGACCAAATAACACTATAAGTAGAGCGGAATTTGTGAAAGTTGTAAACAAAGTCTTTGGATTAACAAAAACTACAGATGTTAAATTTAAAGATATAAATTCAAAAGAATGGTACTACAATGATATATCTATAGGTGTAGAAGCTGGATATATAGGTGGGTATGAAGACAATACATTTAGACCAAATGATAAGATAACTAGAGAAGAGGCTGCTAAAATAATAGCTACAATCACTAAAGTAAAAGGTGATGGAAAGCTGACTTTTAAAGATAATGATAAGATATCTAACTGGGCCAAAGAATATATAGATGCTTTGAGTGATAATAAAATAATAGGTGGATATGAAGATAATACATTTAGACCTAAAAATAATATGACTAGAGCGGAAGCTGTTTCAACTCTAAGTAGGATTGCTAATTAA